The DNA region CCGGCGAGGGGGCGGACCGCACGCGCACCGGCGCGACGGTCCGGCCGGGGGAGGGGATCGCCGGGTGGGTCGCGCGCGAGGGCAAGCCCGTGGTCGTCGAGGACGTGGCCAACGACCCGCGCTGGTGCGGCCTCGAGCAGGCCTACGGGACCGGCGCGCGCTCGGTGCTCTGCGTGCCCCTCGAGACGCGCGGGCGGGTGCTCGGCGTGATCGAGGTCGTCAACAAGAAGGGGGGCGAGGGCTTCAGCCAGCGCGATCTGAGCCTGGTGACGCGGCTGGCGGGCTTCGCGGCGATCGCGATCGAGAACGCCCGCCTCTACCAGCAGACCAAGCAGCTGACGTTCACCGACGAGCTGACGCGGCTGTACAACACGCGCTTCTTCACGCAGTACCTCGACGCCGAGGTCAAGCGCTGCCGCCGCTACCGCGGCCACGTCTCGGTGATCTTCCTGGACCTCGACCACTTCAAGCTGGTCAACGACCGCCACGGGCACCTCATGGGCAGCCAGCTGCTGCGCGAGGTCGCGGACGTGCTGCGCCGCGGCGTGCGCGACGTGGACATCGTCGCGCGCTACGGCGGGGACGAGTTCATCGTGATCCTCCCCGAGACGAAGCTGGAGGCCGCCGCGTTCGTCGCCGAGCGCCTGCGCCAGGCGATGAACGAGCACGTCTTCCTCGCGGACCAGGGGCATGCGGCGCACCTGACGGCCAGCTTCGGCGTCGCCTCGTTCCCCGAGACCTGCTCGAGCGAGGAGGAACTGATCCGCCTCGCGGACCAGGCGATGTACCGGGTCAAGAACCGTACCCGCAACGGCGTCTACCTCGCCCAGGTGTCCGGCGCGGCAAACGCGGAGGCGCCGGCGTGAAGCGGGCGCGGGCCGCCGCCGCCCCCGCGCCGGAGGCCGCCGCCCCGGCGGTGCAGGCGCGGCCGCGGCGCATCAAGCTGCTCTACCAGCTGCTGGGGGTGCTGCTCCTCGTCGGCGTCGGCCCGCTCGCCATCTCGAGCCGCAAGATGCTCCAGGTCAACCAGGGCACGCTCGAGAGCGGCATCCTCTCGGCGCACACGCAGATCGTGACGAGCACCGCCGAGCGGGTCGAGTCCTTCCTGCGCTCGGCGAGCGAGACGCTGCGCGGCATGGCCCGGTTCCAGGGGCTGACGGCGGGCCTCGACGAGGGCCGCCGCTCGGACCTGCTCGTCCCGTTCCTCGACGCCTACAACCGGCTGCTCGCGGTGCGCGTCGTCTCGCCGGACGGCCGCACGCTCGCCGAGGTCGGGCGCGGCGGCGCCGCACCCTGGGCGCAGATCGGGCCGGCGGACGCCGCGGCCGCGGTCGCGGCCGCCCTGCGGGGCGAGGAGTACGTCGGGGCCCCGTTCTTCCCCGCCGGGGCGGGGGCGACGGCCGTCGCAGTGGCCGTGCCGGTGCGCGACGAGACCAACCGGGTCACCGCCGCGCTGTTCGCCGTCGTGAGCCTCGCCGACCTGCAGTCGCTCATCGCCAAGGTGCGCGTCGGCACGACCGGCCAGGCTTACCTCGTCGACCGGCGGGGCGTGCTCGTTGCGCACCGCGACCTGGACCTGGTGCGCCGCCGCGAGAACCTCGCGGACCTCGAGATCGTCGGCTACCTCCAGGCGGGCCAGACGCTCGGGAGCGTGCCCTTCCGCGACCACGCGGGCCGGCAGATGCTCGGCGCCTACGACCTGGTCCCCGGCGTGGGCTGGGGGGTCGTCATCGAGGAGCTGCGCGACGAGGCCTACCGCTCGCTCGCCGAGCTGCGTCGCCAGACGGTGCTCTGGGTCTCGGCCGGCATCCTGCTCGCCGTCGGCATCGGCGTCGCGACGGCCCAGGGGATCAGCGGCCCGATCCGGGCGTTCGCCGACAAGGCGCTGGCGATCTCGCGCGGGGACTTCAAGGGCACCATCGCCACGCGCGCGGTGAACGAGATCGGGCAGCTCGCCGACACCTTCAACCACATGACCCGCCAGCTGGAGCTCTACGACCGCAACGTGCGCGAGCTGTTCCTGGCGACGATCAAGTCGCTCGCGGCCGCGATCGACGCGAAGGACCCGTACACCCGGGGTCATTCCGAGCGCGTCGCGATCTTCTCGGTGGCGATCGCGCGCGAACTGGGCCTCGACGAGCGCGGCCTCGAGCGGGTGCAGATCGCGGCGCTCCTGCACGACGTGGGCAAGATCGGCATCGAGGACGCGGTGCTGCGCAAGCCCGACCGGCTCACCGACGCCGAGTACGCGATCATCAAGCGCCACCCGGAGATGGGCGCCAGCATCATGGCGCCGATCCGCCAGCTCAAGGACATCATCCCCGGCATGCGCCACCACCACGAGGCTCTCGACGGCACCGGCTACCCCGACGGGCTCGCGGGAGGCGAGATCCCGGTCATTGCCCGCATCATCGCCGTCGCGGACACCTTCGACGCGATGACGTCCGACCGGCTCTACCAGAAGGCGATGGACGACGACTTCGTCATCAAGACGCTCACGCGCCTCTCGGGCAAGCGCTACGACCCGAAGATGGTGCAGGCGTTCATCAAGGCACACCCCAAGCTCGCCCGCGCACGGGGCGCGACGGCGGCCGCGCCGGCGCCGCAGCCGGCCTAAAGGGAGGCGCGAAAGGGAGCGATGCCGCCGATCCGACCGAAGAGGCCCGAGCCGCGGGGGGACGCCCGCCGGCACCTGCGCTGGCGCGAGGTCCGCATCTCGTACTTCACGCTCCAGTTCTGGGGCGTGGTGCTGGCGCTGATCGCCGTCGGGGCCGCGGCGAACTTCCTCTACGCCCGCTCGCGCGGCAGCGAGAGCCTCGTCGGCCGCGTCTTCTCGCTGGCGCGCCGCTCGGTGGACCGGCGCATCCAGCTGATGACCGGCACGAAGGACGCCGGCGAGCTGCTCGAGCAGCGCTACGCGACGCTGAGCTTCTTCTCGGGCCGCGTCGAGATCCAACGGGCCACCGACCTGGCCTGGCGCGGCGCGGAGGACGACATGCGCCTCGCCAGCGGGGACCGCGTGCGCACGTTCTCGAGCGCGCGGGCCGAGGTCAGCTTCGACGACGGCAACGTGCTGCGCATCAAGCCCGACTCGCTCATCGTCATCGGGGACCTCACGGAGAACGTGCGCACCAAGGTCCGCAAGTCCTCGGTCCGCCTGCTCGTGAGCAACATCGAGGCCGACATCAAGAAGTCCGTCGTGCGCGGCTCGCAGTTCCGCCTGGAGATGCCGACGGCGACCGCGGACGTCGAGAAGGCCCGGCTCTCGGTCGAGATCCGGCCGGACAAGCAGAGCCAGGTCAGCGTCTACTCCGGCCAGGTCGCCCTCGACACCGGCGCGCAGAAGGTCCAGGTGACGGACCGCACCTCGGTCGTGATCAACGCCCTCAAGGAGATCTCGCGGCCCGAGAACCTGCTCCCGGCCCCGCGGCTGCGCACGCCGCGGCCGCTCGAGACCTGGCCGACCGCCAGCGGCGGCGTGGTCGTGCCCTGCGCCTGGGAGCCGGTGCCGGGCGCCCGCGCGTACCGCGTGGAGGTCGCGGGCGACCGCTTCTTCGACAAGCCCGTGTTCGCACGGGACGACGTGCGCGAGACCGCGGTC from bacterium includes:
- a CDS encoding sensor domain-containing diguanylate cyclase, giving the protein MSGRPLVLIARGLVADEPALRQRLALEVPDGAELVCFDSPDDGARLFAARGVDCVVLRVDARGEHRGLLALAQQAMPPVPVVGALPEGVAEPVARHAAAFSELLPEPPGESRLARSARNALRWRSLSRQLQEKEQELASVEEIGRTIISSLELQTVLNIIMEKTRELVQAESWSLLLAEEGDGGVQLSVAAGEGADRTRTGATVRPGEGIAGWVAREGKPVVVEDVANDPRWCGLEQAYGTGARSVLCVPLETRGRVLGVIEVVNKKGGEGFSQRDLSLVTRLAGFAAIAIENARLYQQTKQLTFTDELTRLYNTRFFTQYLDAEVKRCRRYRGHVSVIFLDLDHFKLVNDRHGHLMGSQLLREVADVLRRGVRDVDIVARYGGDEFIVILPETKLEAAAFVAERLRQAMNEHVFLADQGHAAHLTASFGVASFPETCSSEEELIRLADQAMYRVKNRTRNGVYLAQVSGAANAEAPA
- a CDS encoding HD domain-containing phosphohydrolase, whose product is MKRARAAAAPAPEAAAPAVQARPRRIKLLYQLLGVLLLVGVGPLAISSRKMLQVNQGTLESGILSAHTQIVTSTAERVESFLRSASETLRGMARFQGLTAGLDEGRRSDLLVPFLDAYNRLLAVRVVSPDGRTLAEVGRGGAAPWAQIGPADAAAAVAAALRGEEYVGAPFFPAGAGATAVAVAVPVRDETNRVTAALFAVVSLADLQSLIAKVRVGTTGQAYLVDRRGVLVAHRDLDLVRRRENLADLEIVGYLQAGQTLGSVPFRDHAGRQMLGAYDLVPGVGWGVVIEELRDEAYRSLAELRRQTVLWVSAGILLAVGIGVATAQGISGPIRAFADKALAISRGDFKGTIATRAVNEIGQLADTFNHMTRQLELYDRNVRELFLATIKSLAAAIDAKDPYTRGHSERVAIFSVAIARELGLDERGLERVQIAALLHDVGKIGIEDAVLRKPDRLTDAEYAIIKRHPEMGASIMAPIRQLKDIIPGMRHHHEALDGTGYPDGLAGGEIPVIARIIAVADTFDAMTSDRLYQKAMDDDFVIKTLTRLSGKRYDPKMVQAFIKAHPKLARARGATAAAPAPQPA
- a CDS encoding FecR domain-containing protein, which codes for MPPIRPKRPEPRGDARRHLRWREVRISYFTLQFWGVVLALIAVGAAANFLYARSRGSESLVGRVFSLARRSVDRRIQLMTGTKDAGELLEQRYATLSFFSGRVEIQRATDLAWRGAEDDMRLASGDRVRTFSSARAEVSFDDGNVLRIKPDSLIVIGDLTENVRTKVRKSSVRLLVSNIEADIKKSVVRGSQFRLEMPTATADVEKARLSVEIRPDKQSQVSVYSGQVALDTGAQKVQVTDRTSVVINALKEISRPENLLPAPRLRTPRPLETWPTASGGVVVPCAWEPVPGARAYRVEVAGDRFFDKPVFARDDVRETAVTTSALSQGVYFVRVAALDTQGRAGDFSDPVPLRVVLDRVAPTVEVQKCVALRTGRGRELLVNGRTEPGATVSVGGVPVTVDASGYFSAVIRGPAAEGAEAEVVARDRAGNVTSFRQAVGS